From a region of the Solanum stenotomum isolate F172 chromosome 2, ASM1918654v1, whole genome shotgun sequence genome:
- the LOC125856109 gene encoding uncharacterized protein LOC125856109: MSRVVTGVSDAFEEKCWAAMLHDNMDISRLMVHAQQVEESIRTKKSREVKRTRFDDGNSSKGKFEGQSGPRFKKRFSNQGYYNAPRPNKYRVSNPKPQGGNRGGSSMERPACAKCGKKYEGKCLTEMGVCNGCGKRGHQLKECPTRAAEGKESHQALPSGSNVDAPKKNCLYSLQSRSDQEGSPDIVTVSPEELKTPFSMSTPGR; encoded by the exons atgagtcgCGTTGTCACCGGTGTGTCCGACGCTTTTGAAGAAAAGTGTTGGGCGGCAATGCTCCATGACaacatggatatctcaaggctgatggttcatgctcaacaagTTGAAGAATCAATACGTACGAAGAAGAGTAGAGAGGTAAAGAGGACAAGGTTCGATGATGGTAATTCTTCTAAGGGTAAGTTTGAGGGTCAAAGTGGaccaaggttcaagaagaggttttccaaccaaggctACTACAATGCTCCAAGACCCAACAaatatagggtgtctaaccctaagcctcaaggaggcaatAGGGGTGGATCTTCCATGGAGAGACCTGCATGTGCCAAGTGTGGTAAGAAATATGAGGGAAAATGTCTTACCGAAATGGGTGTGTGCAATGGATGTGGTAAACGCGGTCATCAATTGAAAGAATGTCCAACTCGTGCGGCCGAGGGGAAAGAGAGTCACCAAGCTCTTCCAAGTGGTTCTAATGTCGATGCTCCCAAGAAGAATTGCTTATATTCTCTCCAATCTAGAAGTGATCAAGAAGGGTCCCCGGACATTGTTACCG tgtCTCCCGAAGAGTTAAAAACACCTTTTTCCATGTCTACCCCTGGTAGGTGA